TCTAATATAGTGTCAGATTTAGAAAGGATTTTTATTTGTGGGCTGTTATCATTAACATCTGTAATTTCCACTAAAATCTTAGAGGAGTCTGAGAGCCCCCCATTGTCTGTGGCCTCAATATCAATTTGGAAAAgctttgttttttcataatCAATAGCACCTGTCAGCACAACATCTCCAGTTTTAggattaatttgaaaaagattgGACAAACGAGGATTATTATTAGACATTGCATATGATATCTCACCGTTGGAGCCTCTATCTTTGTCCGTCGCGCAAACAGTGATTACACTTGTTCCTTTCGGTGAATTCTCTGTAATTGTTGCTTTGTATACAGGTTTTGTAAAAACCGGTGCATTATCGTTTGCATCTAACACATTAACAAATATCTGCATTGTCCCTGACATGCGCGGCTGTCCTCCGTCTGTAGCTGTTAACAACAGTGATATTTTCTCCTCCTGCTCACGGTCCAGAGGCTTCTGCAGCACCATTTCTACCTTTTTACTGCCGTCTGCTTGATTTTCTAGTTTTAATGCAAAGTTACTGGTCGGCTGAAGCGAGTAGCTCTGTAGTCCGTTCGTGCCAATATCAGCATCGATGGCTTTTTGCAGGACAAATTTGGAGCCGATCACAGCCGACTCGCTGATTTCAAAGCGCTTTTCATTGGATGCAAAGCTGGGCGCGTTATCATTTATGTCCGTGATCTCTATCGTGATGCGAAACATCTCCATGGGGTTTTCTAGAATCATCTGCAGATGTAAGGCACAGGGCGTCGTGTCACCGCACAGCGCTTCTCTGTCTATTCTCTCCCTGATGAGCAGGACGCCTCTGTCTCTGCTCAGCTCCAAATACTCCGCACTGTCCCCGGAATGGATGCGCGCTCTGCCCGCTTTCAGCCTCTTTGAATCCAAACCTAAATCCCGAGCCACGTTACACACCAACGAGCCTTTCTCCATTTCCTCAGGAATGGAATAGCTGACCTGCCCGTACACAAAGCCAAGGGAGGAGATGAAGAACAACAGTACTTGCCGCCTCATTGTCATATGTCCAAGTGTCCCCGTGTGGTATAAAAGACAATTGTAATCCTTTGTTAGAGACAAATATTCGGACAATTCTGAAGcaaaacgttaaaaaaaaaaaaagaaaaacattcatcCACCCTGATATCCGTGAACAGGTCAGCAGCTGAATGACGACAGTGAACGATTTGTGTCGGTTTTATTGTCTGCTATAAGAAAAAGAAGGGGAGGTACATTTTGAAAGCATGAGCTAAGACTGCCACACACTGGTCAATGGTGGCCTTTCTGTTCAGCACACCATAATACagaattattaatataatataatataatataatataatataatataatataatataatataatataatataatataatataatatataaaaacctGCGAcgctgaaataggacaaagctggtcagaaaattgatggattaattaattaaataataataataataataataataataataataataataataataataataataataataataataattacggTTTGAGTGTCCTTctgtcaaatatttttttctctcagtaaTAGGCCTggcctctgtttttttttttttttttttgcagaccCCATGCAAATTTAGCAGTATTATCttatctttgatttaaaaatatgtcaaaatctCTAAAACTCAATATATTAAATCATAAAATTGAACAAACTGCAGATAGGAATATGGTTGCTGATAAGCGGATGTTCGGTGTCTTTCTCTGGTGACTCCGTAATTCATATATATTCATGTTaaaaatgtaagttttttttttctaacaaaaGGCCAGATACCATGGCATttgccaaggtctcttctcggaggctctgtcattgtaatgactaccactatcagcagcatacaaaaccGTGAGAGCACAAAACAATAGCAGATTAAGTGAGACACACACTGAACCAAAACCCATTGACCAAGTgaaccctgtgtccgcatctgaccagcaaccatAACACTTGACTCTGTCCCATTCATCCATAACCGCCACAACACAGAGAGGGCCCTATCTCCATCATCTGAAGCAATGTTTCTTAAATGGTGGTActgtacatgtacccctaggattacgcgatggcactacagggggtacttgagagagagaaattggaaaattaactaagaaatcatttaaaataattgtgtcCTAATGTTTATGCTTTAGTTAAAAATGGTAATCATATGAATGATGATGCAAATGATCTTATTCAAAACATGAATTGAAAAAAGAatggtcagtcttggtctcacacCAGACAGAGACGACCGGAATtgataaaaaactatatatataaatcGAGGCACTATgctgtttcatttcacttttttcactatgaatttctttaaaatgtgtgttatcactgttTGATTCCGTCATTATGctcaataattgtttttttcaaattcacagCTTATGTGCACAgtgctataataataataataataataataataataataataataataataataataataataataataataataaaaacaaacatatttaccatttcctgaagaaaatgcatgtGAGGATGCCTAGCTGaaacatgaaacatgtaaacctATTTGGCTGATTGAACCTAACAACTAAACCTTAAAATAttctattataatatatatatatatataactgatTTCCAAAGTAAAAATCACTTATTAATAAAACGAGCATCAAGCACAGCAAAGGACATAAATTATCTAACAAACTGCAGCACAAAGAGGCAAAACAACATTATTGTATTCATCATAATATCACAATGTAAAGAGTGCCAAGAGAAAGACGAGGACTAATTCTGATTCAAATCATCTCATACTatttgtttaaacaaaaaattaaaaaaaatctaatatccGACCATTCTAAAGAAAAGCAATATTGCTCAAAGCAGAGTTTTAAGTTATAGtcatgtaaatatgtatattcaTTGACATATTACtagataaaaacacagagaaaaatgtAAGACTGTGTAACTGTCCAATGTACCACAATGTATGAAAACAAAgtcaaaatgcatccaaaacaaaatcaaacatgAATTATCAATATTAGACATTCCTAACCTCCAGAGGAGAGTCTGGTTCATCCAGGATGTTCCTGTCACTCTGTATCCGCTGCATGGTCCCTGTTGAACTGGGCTCCATTATCAGCACGTTCTGACTACCAGCTCTGCCGAACTTACTGTCACTCTTTCTGGAGTCTGTGGTCCTGCACACCTCATAATTGTACACGTGTGGGAGAGTCCCTGTCCCCAAAGTGTCTGAGTAACGTGGTGGATAATATGGGATCACAGGCAGCTTGGACTGATACAGGATGCGAGACTGTCTCCATCTGTAGATCTTCACTGAGATGATCACCACTAAACAGGTGATGAACAGGAAGGAGACTACAGCCAGAGCCAGCACTAAGTAAAAAGTCAGGTTGTCCTTGTACTCCTTGTCGTGTGTGAAGTCAGTGAACTCTGACAGCACTTCAGGGAAGCTGTCGGCCACCGCCACGTTCACAATGACTGTAGCTGAACGAGAGGGCTGCCCGTTGTCCTCCACTATAACAGTCAGTCTTTGTTTCACTGCATCTTTATCACTCACTTGGCGGATAGTTCTGATCTCTCCATTCTGTAAGCCCACTTCAAACAGCGCCCTGTCTGTGGCTTTCTGCAGTTTATATGAGAGCCAGGCATTCTGTCCAGAGTCCACATCAACAGCCACCACTTTAGTCACCAGATAGCCCACATCTGCTGAACGGGGAACCATCTCAGCCACCACAGAGCCACCAGTCTGGACTGGGTACAGCACCTGAGGGGGGTTGTCGTTCTGGTCCTGGATCAGGATTTTCACTGTCACGTTGCTGCTGAGAGGAGGAGAACCTCCATCCTGAGCTTTGACCCTGAAGTGGAAATCTTTGATGTGCTCGTAGTCCAAAGAGCGCACTGCGTGGATGACTCCACTGTCAGCACTGACGGACACATATGAGGAGACTGGCACTCCGTTAACAGAGGAGTCCTCCAGTATGTAAGAAACACGGGCATTCTGGTTCCAGTCAGCGTCTGTGGCTTTCACTGTGAATATAGAGAGGCCTGGTGTGTTGTTTTCTACAATGTAGGCCTCATATGAGCTCCTCTCAAAGACAGGCGCGTTGTCATTAACATCAGAGATCTGTAAGGTGAGAGTGACGCTGCTGGAGAGGGAGGGCACTCCCTCATCAGAGCAGGTCACTGTGATGTTATACTCAGAGGACAGCTCTCTGTCCAACTCACTGTCTGTTATTAAAGTAAAGAATCCATTCATCGTGTTCtgtattttaaaaggaatatTATCACTAATTTCACAGTCAACTTTTCCATTACCTTCTGAATCAGGGTCATTAATGCTTAACATAGTGATAACAGTATTAATAGGTGAACTCTCTGATACAGACTCTGATTTAGAAACAATGTTAATTTGTGGATTATTGTCATTGACATCAATTACATCAACAATGACTTTGGTTGAATCTGATAGTCCACCACTGTCAACTGCCTCAACATCCATTTGATACATATTTGATTTTTCATAATCAATTTCCCCAGTTACAGTAATTACACCCGTTTTGGGGTCAATTTTAAACAGTTGAGAAATAAGTTGTTTGCTATTAGAGATCTGATATGATATATCACTGTTTAACCCTTTATCCTTATCAGATGCACGGACAGTGGTTACACTGGTGCCTTTAGGGGAATTTTCCATAATTTTTGTTctataaatagtttttaaaaatgtcggTGCGTTATCGTTGACATCtaaaacattaacaataatCTGCATGGTCCCTGTCATGCGCGGCTCTCCTCCGTCCTCTGCAGTCAGTAACAGTGACATCTGTTCCTGCTTCTCTCGATCCAGTGGCTTCTGTAAAACCATCTCCACCTTTTTACTGCCGTCTGCCTCACTTTCCAgctttagtttaaaatgatccGCTGGTGTGAGCGAAAACTGCTGTAAACCGTTCATCCCGATGTCTGAATCCACCGCCTTCTCCAGGATGAATTTAGATCCGATCACAGCAGACTCACTGATCTCAAAGCGTTTCTctgcatttgtaaaaacaggcGCGTTGTCGTTTATGTCCGTGATTTCCACCGTGACGCGGAAAAGCTCCATCGGGTTTTCCAGGATTAATTGGAAATGTAAAGCACAGGGCGTCGTCTCTCCACACAGGGCTTCTCTGTCTATCCTCTCTTGGACAAGCAGGACTCCTCTTTCTTTATTCAGCCCGATGTATTCAACGCTGCCGCCCGTGTAAACCCGAGCTT
The genomic region above belongs to Gouania willdenowi chromosome 10, fGouWil2.1, whole genome shotgun sequence and contains:
- the LOC114471230 gene encoding protocadherin beta-16-like isoform X15; the encoded protein is MGRQVPFFLLVLNLSYVLGQVSYSIPEEKTKGSVVGYVAQDLDLDLVRLKSGKARVYTGGSVEYIGLNKERGVLLVQERIDREALCGETTPCALHFQLILENPMELFRVTVEITDINDNAPVFTNAEKRFEISESAVIGSKFILEKAVDSDIGMNGLQQFSLTPADHFKLKLESEADGSKKVEMVLQKPLDREKQEQMSLLLTAEDGGEPRMTGTMQIIVNVLDVNDNAPTFLKTIYRTKIMENSPKGTSVTTVRASDKDKGLNSDISYQISNSKQLISQLFKIDPKTGVITVTGEIDYEKSNMYQMDVEAVDSGGLSDSTKVIVDVIDVNDNNPQINIVSKSESVSESSPINTVITMLSINDPDSEGNGKVDCEISDNIPFKIQNTMNGFFTLITDSELDRELSSEYNITVTCSDEGVPSLSSSVTLTLQISDVNDNAPVFERSSYEAYIVENNTPGLSIFTVKATDADWNQNARVSYILEDSSVNGVPVSSYVSVSADSGVIHAVRSLDYEHIKDFHFRVKAQDGGSPPLSSNVTVKILIQDQNDNPPQVLYPVQTGGSVVAEMVPRSADVGYLVTKVVAVDVDSGQNAWLSYKLQKATDRALFEVGLQNGEIRTIRQVSDKDAVKQRLTVIVEDNGQPSRSATVIVNVAVADSFPEVLSEFTDFTHDKEYKDNLTFYLVLALAVVSFLFITCLVVIISVKIYRWRQSRILYQSKLPVIPYYPPRYSDTLGTGTLPHVYNYEVCRTTDSRKSDSKFGRAGSQNVLIMEPSSTGTMQRIQSDRNILDEPDSPLEQKPPNPDWRFTQGQRPGPSGPHMPYGTHIRWTPKSGTRATGGPEVAMGTGPWPQPPTEAEQLQALMAAANEVSEATATLGPGTMGLSTRYSPQFTLQHVPDYRQNVYIPGSTATLTSNPQQQQQQQQATAQQALPPPQAGAQAEPPKAAQTPASKKKSTKKEKK
- the LOC114471230 gene encoding protocadherin beta-16-like isoform X21, whose protein sequence is MGRQVPFFLLVLNLSYVLGQVSYSIPEEKTKGSVVGYVAQDLDLDLVRLKSGKARVYTGGSVEYIGLNKERGVLLVQERIDREALCGETTPCALHFQLILENPMELFRVTVEITDINDNAPVFTNAEKRFEISESAVIGSKFILEKAVDSDIGMNGLQQFSLTPADHFKLKLESEADGSKKVEMVLQKPLDREKQEQMSLLLTAEDGGEPRMTGTMQIIVNVLDVNDNAPTFLKTIYRTKIMENSPKGTSVTTVRASDKDKGLNSDISYQISNSKQLISQLFKIDPKTGVITVTGEIDYEKSNMYQMDVEAVDSGGLSDSTKVIVDVIDVNDNNPQINIVSKSESVSESSPINTVITMLSINDPDSEGNGKVDCEISDNIPFKIQNTMNGFFTLITDSELDRELSSEYNITVTCSDEGVPSLSSSVTLTLQISDVNDNAPVFERSSYEAYIVENNTPGLSIFTVKATDADWNQNARVSYILEDSSVNGVPVSSYVSVSADSGVIHAVRSLDYEHIKDFHFRVKAQDGGSPPLSSNVTVKILIQDQNDNPPQVLYPVQTGGSVVAEMVPRSADVGYLVTKVVAVDVDSGQNAWLSYKLQKATDRALFEVGLQNGEIRTIRQVSDKDAVKQRLTVIVEDNGQPSRSATVIVNVAVADSFPEVLSEFTDFTHDKEYKDNLTFYLVLALAVVSFLFITCLVVIISVKIYRWRQSRILYQSKLPVIPYYPPRYSDTLGTGTLPHVYNYEVCRTTDSRKSDSKFGRAGSQNVLIMEPSSTGTMQRIQSDRNILDEPDSPLEQKPPNPDWRFTQGQRPGPSGATGGPEVAMGTGPWPQPPTEAEQLQALMAAANEVSEATATLGPGTMGLSTRYSPQFTLQHVPDYRQNVYIPGSTATLTSNPQQQQQQQQATAQQALPPPQAGAQAEPPKAAQTPASKKKSTKKEKK